The nucleotide sequence TTCTGAACAGTTGCTGGTGGCGATGGGAACCCCAGCCAAACGCGCGCATGAGATCATCGAGCGCTTCCGTCTGCACGATGAACTGATGTTGCAAGAACAATTCAAGGTTCGTCACGATCAGAAGTCCTTTATCGACGTTTCCCGCCAGGCGACCCAGCAGCTGGCTCAGGTCCTTAAAGAGGACGCGGAAAAGACATATATTGATCCTCAGCACCCGCCAGAGGCCTCTAAATAATTATTTAACCGACCGAAGCCCTGCTTGGTTCCTATTAATAGGAACAGGAGGGCACGGATGCGCTTCTTAATAATTTCACTGATTTTAATGTCTGCTTCGTTATCCCAAGCTGAGGTTCAGGGATTCAACGAAATGATCAAGGAAGCCTCAGTCAGCGAAAAGATTCTGCGCAAAAGGTTGCTCAGAATTCTGAATAGCTCGGAAGTGGCGATTGCCGCCAACGAACAAGCCCAGGAACAGCTTCAAAAAAGCCCCTCCCAGGATTTTGAAGTGAAACTGGTGCGAGTGAATCAATAAGTTATCCCCCGAAAGACCGCCATCCCCCGGCGGTCTTTTTTTTGGCCTTGTGAAAAAGGTCCATCTCCTTCGTTGTCGGCCCGCCTTCTCGCTCCGACGTGCTTGGAGCACGCCTGCGCTGCGAGGGCAGGCTTCCGCCTCGGACTTGAGCCCTTTTGACAAGGCCACAGTTCTGATAGGTGATCTTTTTAGTAGATGTCTTTGTAGAAGACCCGTTCTGGGTTGTTTGATTCTAATTTAATTACTTTGAAATAGATGCGTCCGATTTCGCGGCCGTCGGTGGTTTCCACGCTGATGCGCCAGTCACCGGCAGAATAGTTTTGCTTTGAGGCAAAACCGCGATAGCCGTTTTTACGGCCTCCGGTGATGTTCATGGGGATCTTGTCGGTGGTTTGCCAGCCGCGAACGGGATCTTTGTAATACCAGTGCAGGATCACGGAATCACTGAATCTTGCCGGGGAAAAGATCTCGGCAAAGAAGTAAACTGTGTCACCGGGTTCAGCATAGAATTCCTGATCCCCGCGGCGCCAGAATCTCCATGAAGCCTGTTCGTGGGACAGGATGTATTTGCCTTCGGATTTTTCCACGCTGTGATAGATGCCCATGTTCTGAATCGACAGCGGCACCGGTGGAATCCAGCCCACCAGATAGAAAGCCAGAAACAGCGTTAAAATTGTAGCGCCCGGAAGCAGCAGATACTTCTGCAACATACGCTGGTCCTGGATTTTTCTTTTCAGCAGCAGGAACGCCCCATAGATCGCAACCCCCGTGAAGGCAATCGCCAGCAGGAACGGGAACAGCCCGACAAACCCCAGAATCACCGGGATCGTCATGGAAAAGAATGAAAACACGCAGATCACATACAAGCCGATCTTGATGTTGATCTCGCTGCGCTGAACCCGCTTCATTTCATTGGCGACCATCAGACCCATCAGCAGGGCGACAAAGACCGCCGACGAAAACAGCGATGCACTTTTCAGGAAGAACAGCGAATACACACTAAGCAGGCTTCCCAGCAGGAAGTGCACGATCAGTTGGCGGTAATCCCAGACTTTTTCCAGACGACGGGAAGGCTGAAACAGCCCATGAGTGAACAGGAAGTCATAGTAAAGCACGGATCCCAGAATCAGCAGATAGATGATTTGTTGGGAAATACCCAACAGATCATCAATGGCCGAAAGGGTCAGGATATCAAAGAAGAAACCCCCCAGGAAAAAGCCGATGTCGACCTTGATTTCGTTTTCTTCATAGAATTTTAACAGGCGCTCTTTAAGTTCGGTCATGAAACGAAGCTACCACATGACAGTCCCTTAATGAAGGCATGTTAATTTGTCTCAAGAAAAGTTCTGCACTATCCCTTATGTTCCTCACAATAAGGAGTTCGTTTAATGAAAACATGGATTGTTCTATCCATTCTGGGTTCTTTTGTCTTTTCTTCCGCCGCTTTTGCCGCAGAAAGCCGCCAATTTACCAAAGTTGATACGGAACGGGCTGTGGTCAAAATCGTCACCGATGAAGGGCAGGGAATTCAGGCCGCCGTGTTTGTCGATGGTGAAGAAAACGAAAAGTTCATGAAGATGCTTTTGGATGATTCCAATACGCGTTTGGCAAGTCTGCGCGATGAACTGGAAAAAGAAAACTGTGATCCGGCAGCTCCACGCTTTGACAGCTGGATCGAGGATTGTGGTTCTGTTGAATTCACCGATCCTGTGCAAACTTCATTTGCTCGTGGTGGGTGGATGAGTGCCGGCGCTCAGTACACTTACTTTGTGGGCTTCCGCCATGCGGGGACCGGCCATATCTTTGAAGCGACCTACATGGTTGTGATTCAAGAGGAAGTGAACGCTGAAATGAATCAGCAAAACGGAACTCCAAGTGTTCTGAAGAAGGACCTGTCCCTGGTTCGCATTGTGCGCATGCCGGGTCAGATCCGTATTCTTCCTATCCGCTAGTTTTTCTTGGGATTGAGGATGGCCAGTTGCTCCTCAATCCAGTCGCTGTACCTGGAGACTTTCATATAAGCCCCTCTACGGCGGCACTTGTCTTCAGGTTGTTCTCCCACCACGTTCATATAAGCATGATTTACACCGACAATCAGAGGTTCAGATCCCGTGATGTCCAGAAGGGGACCACCGGAATCACCGTGGCAGATTCCACTGGTTTTTTGATTGGCCACAAGGTACGTGTCTTTTTCTTCCTGAATCAGAACCCCCGCAGTGCGCAGAATTCCAAGACCCGCAGGGTTGCCGGTGTTGGAGTAAGCACCATAGCCGATAGCCAGAAGGCTTTTTGGCAGAATCAGGGGCTGATGATCCTGGCTCCATTTTAGGATTTTCATTTCTTTGGGTTTGCTGCCGTCGATACGGATCAAAGCCATGTCGTGGCGACCCACGAATTTTTCCGGCGCGATATAGTCCCTGTGCAGAACAACTTTTTCCACGGAATGTTTGGCGGATTTCGCAGATTCAAGGGCATAACTGATCTTAAATTCCATTGAAGGGTCTTTTACACAGTGAGCGGCTGTCAGGATGACGTTTTCAGAAACGAAGGCGCCAGTGCAGATTTGGTACGGGCGCAGCAGAGCAAACCGTTTGGGTTGTATTTTGATTCTGACCACCAGTTTGGCCAGAGCATCGTTCGGGGCCACATCGCGGCCCCCGGCAATGGCGGTGTCTTGAAGCAGATTCTGAAGTTCATGCTGGGATTGGTCTGCACAGGCAGACACCAGTACCATCAGGGTTAAGACCAGATATCTCATGGGATCCTTCTTTCGTGGGGCAAATCTTTGTATCGCCTTACTATTGCGAAGCCAGTGCCGGGTCAAGAAGCAGCCTATTAAGATTGGTTCATTAATATTGTTGAAGTTTCACTGTGTGGGGCGCAAAGGGGCCTTGGTGTTTCGTCCACGATGTTCGGGGAATCGAAAAAAGAAGCGGGACCTTGGGGTCCCCGCTTTAACGGAAGAAAATGGAATGTTGGAAAGTATTATTCGCTGAACGTCTGAGTGGCAGAAGATGGATAAGATCCTGCCTGACCCAAGTTCCATAGCTGAACCATATCACCCACGGTGACTACCGTGCTTCCTGGTGTGGAGTCCGTCAGGGCGATGGAGTCATAGAAGACAGTTCCAAGCGGAGCAAACTCTGGGAAAGCAAAGTCAGGATTCGACACTTTGGAGCAAGTCAGGCCAGTGACTTCGTTGGTGTCTGTCGCATTTGTATCTACGACCAAATCGCTGCCGCCCACACATGTTGCGGTATCAAAGTAACCTGCCCAAGTGGTTTCGTTCGCTCCTGCACCACCATAATTAGTCAGTACCGTGCCAATGGCCGTATAGACAATCTGAGTTGCGCCGGAATCAAGAAGTCCGCCCGTCTGGAATGTTCCTGCCTGGCTGACTGTAAACAGGTGGTCACCCCCCATAGCACAACTTGCCCCGGTGAAGAACAGAGTCGAGATACCGTAGGTGCCATCAGCCATTAAGCTCATACCACGCATATAGGAAAGCCCGTTCACAGCTGCACCAAAGGTGGCGGCGCTGCTGACGGCTGTACAGCTTGACCAGCGATTGCCAGCCACTTCAGCTGCTGTCAGGCCGCCTGTGCCGATGCTGGGTGTTTCTTCTTCCTTTTTAGCGCATCCGAAGAACAGGGCGGTCAGAGTGATTGCGATTACTGCTTTATGATTCAACGTACCGTTTGAGAATAATTTCATTTGAGTTTCCTTATGGTTTAATAACTACCCCAATCAGGGGACCCCTTATTGATCGGGAGGTTCTTGAAAATCACTAAGGGCTATTTAGGAAATTTCAGCAATGCAATAGTCCCGCTTTGTTACACGGATAGAAAAGCCACATCCTTGATTTTGTTGAATTGTTCAAAGATTCCTTCACTTGAAGAAGTCGTCTCAGTTTCGACATAAACAAAAACAACTAGTAAAGACGGCAGTGGCTTGAGTGGAATTTGAATGTGTTTTTCAGTCTGAGTTTTGTGAGTATATTCACAGAATTGTCTCAAATTTACTATTTAGTCTAAGCCCTTCAGGCGGTCCTGATTTTCTCCGAAAATAGGAAGTCTCTTTTAACAATTCTCAGAGGTTTCAAAAAAATTATGGCAATCAGTTCTTGGTTCAAGGGTATTAAAGGCAAGCTTTTTGTGTGTGCTTTGATTCCGATGGCGGGCTTCGCGGCTCTGGGGTGGGTGGCGTACAAAGATATGAGCATCGTCGGCAGTATGCTGAATGAAGCTTATGTCGACGTCATTCCGAACATGAAAGCCATGGGCGAGGTTGAAGGCAGTCGTGCACGTATTGGTCAGTACCTGTGGGGTGCTTTGGCCAACAAGGACGTGCCAAAACATCGTGACAGCTATGTTGGCAAAGCCAAAACAGCCATCACTGAATATAAAGAAGCGATAAAGGTTTATGAAGCGGCTTCCTTCCAGCCGGGCGAGGCTGAATTGTACGAGCCGGCAAAAAAGGTCAATGCCGAATACATTCAGGAAGTCGAGCAGTTGATTGCATCTTTGGACAAGCCGGATGCTGACTTTGACAAGTTGCGCGAGGTGATGACGGAAGGTTCTTATCTGAAGCATTCCACGGTCATCAAAAAAACCGCCGGTGATGTGGTGGCAATGTATGAAAAGATGGCCGCTGACAATAATCTGCTGCAAAAATCCGAAACCAAAAAAGGCATGATCATGCTGGCGGCCATTGGCGGTGTTTCCGCAATGCTGGTGTTTGGTTTGCTGATGTTTATCGGTATGGCTTTAAGCCGCACGGTAAACAGCACCGTTTCCCGTCTGGCGGGTGCCGGACACCAGGTGAATGAAGCCATCACCCAGCTGACATTGGCGGGTCAGGGTTTGTCTCAGTCCTCCACTTCGGCGGCGGCTTCTTTGGAAGAAACCGTGGCGTCCCTGGAAGAAATGACTTCCATGGTGAAAATGAATTCCGACAATGCGAAACAGGCTGCATCTTTATCGCAGACGTCGCGTTCAGCGGCTGAAGATGGCGAACGCGAGATCAAGAATCTGGTCGAGTCCATGCGTGATATCTCTCAATCATCCAAAAAGATCGAAGAGATCATCAATGTCATCGACGATATCGCCTTTCAGACGAATTTGCTGGCACTGAATGCGGCCGTGGAAGCAGCCCGTGCCGGAGAGCAGGGGAAAGGCTTTGCGGTTGTGGCGGAAGCGGTTCGCGCCTTGGCCCAAAGATCCGCGTCAGCGGCAAAAGACATCACGTCTTTGATTAAAGACTCGGTGGAAAAAATTGAAAATGGAACTCACATTGCGGATAAGTCCGGGGATGTTCTGAATAACATCGTCAATTCCATCAAAAAGGTGGCGGATCTGAATAACGAAATCTCTGCGGCCAGTGCCGAACAGACGACCGGTATTCAGCAGATTAACAAGGCGATGAATCAATTGGATCAAAGCTCCCAGTCCAATGCGGCTTCTTCTGAAGAAATCGCAGCGACATCGGAAGAGATTTCATCCCAGTCTGATCAAATGCAGATCATGGTGCGTGAACTGAGCAGCTTCGTCACCGGCTCGGCTGATGTTGAAGCTGCGGCGGAAACGCCAGCGCCGTCCCGTGTGTCCTCTGCCAAAGCTCCGAAAAAACCAGAAGCTAAATCGGCGAAGGTGATGAAGTTCACTCCTCCACCAAAGAAAGCGGCGGCTCCGGCCGCGGCCGCAGTCATTCCGTTTGATTCCGATGAAGACCCGCGCGCCAAAGTCGGCACGACCGACGGATTCTGATTTTTCTAAAACAAGTGTACCGACCATGGGCCTTTGACGAAAGTCAGAGGCCTTTTTGTTTTCATACAGATGGCTCGTTCACAGGCATTGGTGTGCAATGGTTGTAAACAGGGAGTGATTATCTATGAAAACACTGACAGTGCTTTTATGTCTGCTCTTGGTTGTTCCTGCGTATCCGTGCACGCGGATTTTGTGGGACGGGAAAAATCAGGATGTGATCGTCGGGCGTAACATGGACTGGTCCGAAGACACCGGATCTAATCTGTGGCTTTTCCCGCGGGGGATGGAACGTGAGGGGATGGCCGACACCAATCCGGCAAAGTGGACCTCAAAATACGGCAGTGTGATTTTGTCCATGTACGATGTGGGCACGGCCGATGGGCTGAATGAAAAAGGGCTGACGGCCAATTTGCTGTACT is from Bdellovibrio bacteriovorus str. Tiberius and encodes:
- a CDS encoding DUF2914 domain-containing protein: MTELKERLLKFYEENEIKVDIGFFLGGFFFDILTLSAIDDLLGISQQIIYLLILGSVLYYDFLFTHGLFQPSRRLEKVWDYRQLIVHFLLGSLLSVYSLFFLKSASLFSSAVFVALLMGLMVANEMKRVQRSEINIKIGLYVICVFSFFSMTIPVILGFVGLFPFLLAIAFTGVAIYGAFLLLKRKIQDQRMLQKYLLLPGATILTLFLAFYLVGWIPPVPLSIQNMGIYHSVEKSEGKYILSHEQASWRFWRRGDQEFYAEPGDTVYFFAEIFSPARFSDSVILHWYYKDPVRGWQTTDKIPMNITGGRKNGYRGFASKQNYSAGDWRISVETTDGREIGRIYFKVIKLESNNPERVFYKDIY
- a CDS encoding S1 family peptidase, encoding MRYLVLTLMVLVSACADQSQHELQNLLQDTAIAGGRDVAPNDALAKLVVRIKIQPKRFALLRPYQICTGAFVSENVILTAAHCVKDPSMEFKISYALESAKSAKHSVEKVVLHRDYIAPEKFVGRHDMALIRIDGSKPKEMKILKWSQDHQPLILPKSLLAIGYGAYSNTGNPAGLGILRTAGVLIQEEKDTYLVANQKTSGICHGDSGGPLLDITGSEPLIVGVNHAYMNVVGEQPEDKCRRRGAYMKVSRYSDWIEEQLAILNPKKN
- a CDS encoding methyl-accepting chemotaxis protein, translated to MAISSWFKGIKGKLFVCALIPMAGFAALGWVAYKDMSIVGSMLNEAYVDVIPNMKAMGEVEGSRARIGQYLWGALANKDVPKHRDSYVGKAKTAITEYKEAIKVYEAASFQPGEAELYEPAKKVNAEYIQEVEQLIASLDKPDADFDKLREVMTEGSYLKHSTVIKKTAGDVVAMYEKMAADNNLLQKSETKKGMIMLAAIGGVSAMLVFGLLMFIGMALSRTVNSTVSRLAGAGHQVNEAITQLTLAGQGLSQSSTSAAASLEETVASLEEMTSMVKMNSDNAKQAASLSQTSRSAAEDGEREIKNLVESMRDISQSSKKIEEIINVIDDIAFQTNLLALNAAVEAARAGEQGKGFAVVAEAVRALAQRSASAAKDITSLIKDSVEKIENGTHIADKSGDVLNNIVNSIKKVADLNNEISAASAEQTTGIQQINKAMNQLDQSSQSNAASSEEIAATSEEISSQSDQMQIMVRELSSFVTGSADVEAAAETPAPSRVSSAKAPKKPEAKSAKVMKFTPPPKKAAAPAAAAVIPFDSDEDPRAKVGTTDGF